In Pseudomonas sp. p1(2021b), the genomic window GGTCGAGCCGGCCCTGGAAGGCATGCAGCACCGGCATGATCGAGTCGAAGTCAGGGGTGCCTAGGACCATCGCGGTGAGGTTGCGCGGGGCACGGTCCAGGCGCATGGTCGCCTCGACCACGAAGCCCAGCGTGCCCTCGGCGCCGATGAACAGCTGGCGCAGGTCGTAGCCGGTGGCGTTCTTGATCAGGTCCTTGTTCAGCTCGAGCAGCTCGCCCTTGCCGGTCACCACTTTGATGCCCGCGACCCAGTTACGGGTCATACCGTAGCGAATGACCTTGATCCCGCCGGCATTGGTGCCGATGTTGCCGCCGATCTGGCTGGAGCCGGACGAGGCGAAGTCAACCGGGTAGTAAAGCCCGTGCTCCTCGGCGAACTGTTGCAATTGACGGGTGACCACGCCCGGCTGGCACACCACGGTGCGGTCGAAGGCATTGAAGTCGAGGATCTTGTTCATGTAGTCGAAAGCCACCACCACTTCGCCATTGGCGGCGACCGCGGCGGCGGAAAGGCCGGTGCGCCCGCCCGAAGGCACCAGCGCGACCTTGTGGCGGTTGGCCCAGGCGACGATGGCCTGCACCTGCTCGATCGAGCGCGGGAAGACGATCGCCGAGGGTGCCGGTGGATAGTGCTTGGTCCAGTCCTTGCCGTAGGCCTCGAGCGAAGCCGGGTCGGTGAGGACCTTGCTCGGGTCGACCAAGGTCATCAGCTCATCAAGTACCGCTGTGTGGGTCATCGGTAGAACTCTCGAACTATTCATAGTCACCCTGAGCACTCTTCACCTGTCGGGATAAGCTCAGTTTCTGTCGCGTATGCTAGCATAGCGCTCCCGCCGTTCGTGCTAAGGCCGACGCCGCGCCGCTTCACCCCCTGCCATTTTTTCTCCGGGATACAGGTTTACGCAGATGAGCAAGACTTCTCTCGACAAGAGCAAGATCAGGTTCCTTCTTCTTGAAGGTGTGCACCAGAATGCGGTCGATACCCTCAAGGCTGCCGGGTACACCAACATCGAATACCTCACTGGTTCCTTGCCGGAAGCCGAGCTGAAGGAAAAGATCGCCGACGCCCACTTCATCGGCATTCGCTCCCGCACCCAGCTGACCGAAGAGATCTTCGACTGCGCGAAGAAGCTGGTCGCCGTCGGCTGCTTCTGCATCGGCACCAACCAGGTCGACCTGGCCGCGGCTCGCGAGCGCGGCATCGCCGTGTTCAATGCCCCCTACTCCAACACCCGTTCCGTCGCCGAGCTGGTGCTGGCCGAAGCCATCCTGCTGCTGCGCGGCATCCCCGAGAAGAACGCTTCCTGCCACCGCGGTGGCTGGATCAAGAGCGCAGCCAACTCCTTCGAGATCCGTGGCAAGAAGCTGGGCATCGTCGGCTACGGCTCGATCGGTACCCAGCTGTCGGTCCTGGCCGAAAGCCTGGGCATGCAGGTGTACTTCTACGACCCGCTGACCAAGCTGCCACTGGGCAACGCCACCCAGGTGACCAGCCTGCACGAGCTGCTGGGCCTGGCCGACATCGTCTCGCTGCACGTGCCTGAGCTGCCGTCCACCCAGTGGATGATCGGCGAGAAGGAAATCCGCGCGATGAAGAAGGGTTCGATCCTGATCAACGCTGCCCGTGGCACCGTGGTCGAGCTGGACCACCTGGCTGCCGCCATCAAGGACAAGCATCTGATCGGCGCCGCCATCGACGTGTTCCCGGTCGAGCCGCGCTCCAACGACGAGCAGTTCGAAAGCCCGCTGCGCGGCCTGGACAACGTGATCCTGACCCCGCACATCGGTGGTTCCACTGCCGAAGCCCAGGCCAACATCGGCCTGGAAGTGGCCGAGAAGCTGGTCAAGTACAGCGACAACGGCACCTCCGTCTCGTCGGTCAACTTCCCGGAAGTCGCCCTGCCGGCGCACCCTGGCAAGCACCGCCTGCTGCACATCCACGAAAACATCCCGGGCGTGCTCAGCGAGATCAACAAAGTGTTCGCCGAGAACGGTATCAACATCTCCGGCCAGTTCCTGCAGACCGACGAGAAAGTCGGTTACGTGGTCATCGACGTGGATGCCGAGTACTCCGACCTGGCGCAGGAGAAGCTGCAGCAGGTCAAGGGCACCATCCGTTCCCGCGTGCTGTTCTAAGCGATACCGCTGCATGGAAAAGGGAGGCCCGGGCGGCCTCCCTTTTTTTCGCCTGTGCGTTCAGCGGCGCCTGCTTCGGTAAACCCGCGAAGTATCCAGCCGTTACTTCACGGTCACGGTGATCTTCTGCGACTCGACGCTCGGCTTGAACGGCACGTGGTACATGTCGCCCAGCACCAACTGCAAGGTATGCTTGCCCGGTGTCAGGGTGATGGTGGCCTCGGTCTGGGCCTTGCCGAAGTGCAGCACTTGCGGGCCGGCCGGCAGCGGGGCGTTGTTCTCGGGCATCAGGCTAGTGGGCAACGGCTGGTCGGCCAGGGGTGCCTTGTCCACATCCACCAGCAAGTGGTGATGGCCCGTATGCGGCGTCTGGTCGCCTGCAGGCTTGAGCCCCATGCCTTCGATGCCGAACTTGACCGTGAAGGTCTTGTCGACGGTGGCGCCATCGGCAGGGGCAACGATGAAGACCTTGGCGCCCTGGGGCGGCTCCTGGCTCTTCAAGGCATCCGCGGCGCTGGCCAGAACCGACGCCCCCATCAGCAGGCCGGCAACGGCAGCACGCGAAAATAGGCTGTTCATTCACTTCTCCTGTGTTTCACTTCCATTGACCACTGTCCATCGACGAACGGCGGCGCTAGAACAACATAGTTCAATTGTGTGCAAAGGTCTCGTCGGCGGTGGCCAGAAATATTTGGACTGCAGCTAAACATTGGAAGCGCGTGGAGGTCATAGCCTGCACCGTGACCGCGGCATGGCACAAAGCTGCGGCATCGAATTCATCTGCCAAACACGAATGGGGGCATCATGCGGTTGAGCATTGGCGTATTGCTGGCACTTGCGATCAGTCCACTGGCCCAGGCCGAACTGATAGACGAGGTCAACGACCGGGGCGAACTGCGCATTGCCGTGCCAGCGGATACACCGCCCTACGCGTTCAAGGAGAACGAACACCTGACCGGCTTCGACGTGGAGCTGGGCCAGGCACTGGCCAAGGAGTTGGACGTACGCGCCGAGTTCATCGAAGCCCCTGCAGAAGAAGCGATCCCGGGCGTGGAGAGCGGCAAGTTCGACATCGTGCTCGACCAACCCAAGCCCGAGCAGGCCTCGCAACTGGCCGTCAGCGAGCCTTACGGCAGTGAGGCCCGGGTGATTCCGTTCCAGAAAGACAACCCGGCCTTCGAAACCGCAGTGAACAACGCCCTGCAGCGGATCAAGGAGGACGGCCGGCTGGCGGCGCTGGAACAAAAGTGGCTCAAGGGTGCACGAGAGACGGCCGCAGGCCAGTAACCCTGGCCGGCCCAATCGCGGGACAAGCCCGCCCCACAGAGATTTCGCAGGTTTTGAGAGCGTCGCAATCTCGGTGGGAGCCGGCTTGCCGGCGATTGGCCGTACAGCCGCCTCAAATCTCCAAGTCAGCCAATGCCCGCTGTGCAGCTTCCAACTCCAGCTCGCTGAACACTTGCACCCCTTCGCGCCGCAGCAGTGCCGTGGTCACGCCTTCACCCGCGACCTTCACCCCACTGAACGTCCCGTCATAGGTCAACCGGTTGCCACAGGACGGGCTGCCCGACTTGAGCACCGCCACCCGGATGCCATGCTGGCGGACCAAGGCCAGGGCCTGCTGCGCACCCGCCAAGAATGCTGCGCTGACATCGCTTCCAACCACCGTCACGACCTGGGCCTGGCCATCCAGCACGGCCCCGCCCTGCCCACCCGGAATTTCCGCAGGCGGGCGCGGTGTCGGCAGGCCGCCGGCCATCTCCGGGCAAAGCGCGACCACGCGCCCTTCGGCCTGCCAGCGCTGCAGCACGTCGGGGTGGCCACTGTCGCGCCCGTCGTAGCGCACCGGCTGCCCCAGCAGGCAGGCGCTGACCAGGACCTTGGCCGACTCAGAACAGGTCGTTGCCACGGCGACGGAACCAGCCGGTCAAGGACAGGCGCTCGCGCCCAGCCGGCAATACTTCGTGGGGGATGTCGCCCGACAGGAACACCACCAGAGTGCCCGCTTCCGGTTGCACGTCGTGCTCCACCCCATCGGCGAGAAACATGCGCAATTGCCCTCCATCCTCGGGTTGCCAATTTTCGTTCAGATAGAGCACCACCGACACCGCACGCCGGTCGTCGTCGCGAAAGCGATCGAGATGGCGACGGTAGAACGCGCCCTGCGGGTACAACGCGAAGTGGCATTCGAAATCTTCGAGCCCCAGGTAAAGGCCCTGGTTCAATGCCTGGCGCAGGCCTTCCATGACGTCCAAGTAGCGATCGCAGGCCTCGGATTGGCCCGGCTCGATCCATTGGATATGGTCGCCACGGATCGTTTCGCGCACCTCCTGCCCGATGCCGCGGCCCACGCTGGCAGGGCTCAGCTCGCCCTCGGCAGAACGTTGTCGACACTCGGCCGCCAAGACGCGAGTCAGCGCAGCAGGCACAAACAAGGGTTGCCGGCTCCAACCGTAGTTGGCCAGCTCATCGACAATGTTGGAAAGCATCGGATACTCAAGAGAGAGATGATGACGCATAGTATCCACTCGCCATGAAAACCGACAGCGCCACTTGGCCGCCAACCGTCATCGGCGTCTCGACAAAGCCCCGCCGCGCCACGGACAATAGCGGCCTGCCGACAGGAGTCCTGAATGCGCCGTTTGTTTTCCCTGCTGCTGATGATGATCTGCACCATGCCTGTCTGGGCAGACAGCCTCGACCAGTTGTACAAGGCCGCCGGCTGGCCCGACCAGCGCGCCCACTTCACCGACGCGGTGAGCGCCGCCCAGCAGCGTTACAAGAACAGCCTGCCTCCGGCTGTCTACCAGGCGCTGGTCAACAACAGCAACCAACGCTTCCAGGCCCAGGCCATCGACCGCCGGGCCCAGGCGCAATTGCGCGCCAACCTGCCGAATCCGTCGCCCGCACTGGCCTTTTTCCAGTCGCCCCTGGGGCGCAAGGTGGTGGCCGCCGAACTGCTGGCCACACGCAAGGACCAGCTGGCCAAGCACGCCAAGGGCCTGCCGAAGATCCAGGCCAGCGACAACCGCTTGTTGATCATCGGCCACCTGGCCCAGGCCTTGCCGGCCCGGGAAGCCGGTGCCGAGGTCAGCCTGGCGATTGCCGGCGTGGCGGCCGACAGCCTGAGCTCGATGCTGCCCGGCTTGTTCGGCGCAGGCCAGGCCCAAGGCCTGCTCGATGGCCAGCGGCAACGCCTGATGCAGCAGATCGGCGAAGACCTCAACAATACCCTGCTGTATGTCTATCGCGACCTCTCCGACACCGAGCTTGAAGCGTTCGCCACCTTCGCCGAATCGGCCGATGGCCAGGCCTACTACAAGGCCGCCATCGCCGCCGTGCGCGCGGGCCTGGCCGTCGGCCAGAACGCTGCTGACCTGAACTGAGTCAACCCAGGCGCTGGTCGAGGAAGGCGAAGTAACGCTGGCGGATGCCCGGCAGTTCGTTGGCCAGGTGATGCCTGGCCTCGGGCAGCAGCAGGATCTGCGGGTCGGCGAACTTGGCCTTGAGCACCTTGAGGTTGTAGGGCCAGTCCACCGTGCCGTCCGCTTCCCCTTGTACGATCAACGGCCGCCGCTGGCTGCACGGCGCGGCCTCGATGCGCTTGACCCAGGCCACCAGGGCACCGACCCAGGCGGTGGGTAGCTGGCGTGGCTGCAGTGGGTCGGCCTCGAGGAACGGCAGGAAGGCCGGGTCGTTGCTGTTTTCGCTGAAGCGCCGTTCGATGCCGTTGACGAAGTGGCGCAACACGCAATAACTGAGCTTGGACCAATGCCAAGCCCGGGGCCGCACCAGGGGCGCCAACAGGATCACCTGGCCATCGGCCGGGCTTTGCTCGCCCCGGTGCAGCAGGTGATCGACCACGATCGCCCCGCCGGTGCTTTGCCCGCACAGGTGCCAAGGGCGCGGCAGGTCGAGCTTACGCGCCTGCTCGAACAAGGCATCGAGCATCTGCTGATAGATGCCGAAGTCGGCGATGCTGGCCCGCTCACCGCTGGACAGCCCATGCCCGGGAAGGTCGCAGCTGATCACCGCGAAGCCCTGTTGCAAGGCCCATTCGACCACATGGCAGTACAAGCCCATGTGGTCGTAGTAGCCATGCAGCAGAAACAGGGTCGCCACCGGTTGCTGCGGCAACCACACCTGCCCCACCAGCTCGAACCCCGCCGCCTGGAACACGCCCAGCCAGCTTTGCCGTGCGGGAAGGTCCAGACCGTAATAATGCTGGTACTCCCGCGCCTGGGGCGACAACGGTTGGCGGTCGGCCAAGGGCCAGAGGCTGGCGCGCAGCAGATCAGGGTGAAAGGAGGCAGGCATCGGTACATCCACAGCGAAGCGAGTATTGACCTGTGATATTCAGCTCTGGGCCGCATCGTGGCAAGCTAGACCGCTTTTCTACGGGCCTGCGGCGCCCCACAGCCATGCGGACACACCATGCCCATCCGGAAAACCCTGCTGACCACCCTCGCGCTGTTGCTCTGCGCCGCTGCCCTCTGGTGGGCCTACGCGAGTTTCCAGGCCCGCTACCTGCGCCCCTTCGACAACCAGCCCACACTGTTCGAAGGCGGCCAGCTGCAGCTGCCACCAGAGCTCGCCGGCCCAGGGCCGATCCGGGTCGTGCATTTCTGGGACCCTGCCTGCCCCTGCAACGTCGGCAACCAGCAGCATCTGGGGGAACTGGTCGAACACTTCGCACCCCAGGGCGTGAGCTTCCATGTCGTGCAGAAAGCCGGCAGCCACGGCCAGTTGCCGGCCAACCTCACCGGCCTCAGGCCCCTGGCCCTGTTGCCCGGCAGCGAGCGGATCCCCGCCTCGCCCGCCGTGGCGATCTGGGACCGGGAAGGCCGCCTGGCCTACTTCGGCCCCTACAGCGAAGGCGCGGTGTGCAATGCCAGCAACAGCTTCGTCGAGCCGATCCTCAAGGCACTGCTCGAGGGCCGTTCGGTCAATGCCTCCAACACCCTGGCCCAGGGCTGCTATTGCCCCTGGGCCGGCTGACGTACCCGCGCCGGGTTGCCCACCGCGATCGCGCCTGCCGGCACGTCACGGGTCACCACGCTGCCGGCGCCGATCACTGCATTGTCGCCGATGGTCACTCCCGGCAGGATGATCGCCCCGCCACCGATCCACACGTTGTCGCCGATGGTCACCGGCCGCCCGCTTTCGAGCCCCGTGCGGCGCACCTCGGGGTCGAGCGGGTGGTCGGCGGTGTAGATCTGCACCGCCGGGCCGATCTGGCAATCCGCGCCGATACGCACGGGCAGCACGTCGAGGATCACGCAGTTGAAGTTCATGAAGGTGTTGGCACCGACACTGATGTTGTAGCCATAGTCGCAGTAGAACGGCGGGCGGATCACCGCACCGCTGCCCGCATGGGCGAAGTGCGCGACCAACAGCCCGTGGCGGGCATCGTTGAGCAGGTCGGTGCTGGTGTTGTAGCGGTGCATCCAGTGCTTGTTGGCGATCTGCTCGGCCTGCAGTTCGGGGCATCCCGCATGATAGAGCTGGCCGGCCAGCATTTTCTGTTTTTCGCTCAGGGACATGGAGACTCCTTCCAGGGGGCTATGCTGAGTTCGCGAATCCGTCGATGATCGGACCACATTTTTCGCTCGAGTGCACAAGGAGTCTCGATGAAGCGCAGCCTGACCCTGCTGGCAGTGGTGGTCGCCGCCGCCGTGGGTGCCGGTTTCTGGTACGTGCAGAGCAAGCAACCGCAGCGCGAGGGCGAGGTCGCCATCGCTGGCCTGCAGGCGCCGGTCAGCGTGCGCTACGACGCCCGCGGCGTGCCACACCTGCTGGCTGGCAACGAACCAGACCTGTACCGCGCCCTGGGCTACGTACACGCCCAGGACCGCTTGTTCCAGATGGAGATCCTGCGCCGCCTGGCCCGAGGTGAGCTGGCTGAGGTGCTGGGCGCCAAGCTGGTGCCCACCGACACGTTGTTCCGCAGCCTGCGCATCCGCGAGCAGGCCGCGCGCATGGTCCAGCGTCAGGACCGCCAGTCTCCTGCCTGGCAGGCCCTGCAAGCCTACCTCGACGGCGTCAACCAGTGGCAGGCCAGCCATCCCAAGCCCATGGAGTTCGACCTGCTGGGCATCGCGCCGCGCCCTTTCACCGCCGAAGACACCCTCAGCATCGCCGGCTACCTGGCCTACAGCTTTGCTGCCGCATTCCGTACCGAGCCGGCGCTCACTTACGTGCGCGACCAGCTCGGCCCCGAATACCTGAAGATTTTCGACCTGGCCTGGCAACCCCAGGGCGCCTTGGCCACGCCCCTGGCGGCTGCCGACTGGCGCAGCCTGGAACACTTGGCGCGCTTGAGCCACGAAGCCCTCGGCAATGCCGGCCTGCCCCAGTTCGAAGGCAGCAACGCCTGGGCCGTCGCCGGCAACCGCACCCGCAGCGGCCGCCCACTGCTGGCAGGCGACCCGCACATCGGCTTCGCCGTGCCGGCCGTGTGGTACGAAGCAGAGCTGTCGGCACCGGGCTTCAACCTGTACGGCTACTTCCAGGCCCTGAACCCCTTCGCCCTGCTCGGCCACAACCGTGACTTCGGCTGGAGCCTGACCATGTTCCAGAACGACGATGTTGACCTGGTGGCCGAGCAGGTCAACCCGGGCGACCCGAAGCAGGTGCGTATCGATGGCCGCTGGCAGCCGCTGGAGCAAAGCGAACAGCAGATCGCGGTCAAGGGTGAGGCGCCGGTGAGCATTACCCTGCAGCGTTCGCCCCACGGTCCGATCGTCAACACAGCGCTGGGCGAAACGGCAGGCACCACACCCATCGCCATGTGGTGGGCCTTCCTGGAAACCGAAAACCCAATCCTGGAAGCGTTCTACCGGATCAACCGTGCCGACACCCTGGACAAGATGCGCGAGGCGGCGGCCAAGATCCAGGCGCCCGGGCTGAACCTGGTGTGGGCCAATGCCCGGGGCGATATCGGCTGGTGGGCGGCCGCGCAGTTGCCGATCCGCCCAGACGGCGTCGACCCGGCTTTCATTCTCGATGGCAGCACGGCCCAGGCCGACAAGCTCGGCTTCTACCCCTTCAGCGTCAACCCGCAGCAGGAGAACCCAGCCAGCGGCTACATCGTCTCGGCGAACGTCCAGCCCCCGGCGGTGGTGCCGATCCCGGGCTACTACAACCTGCCGGACCGTGGCCGTCAGCTCGACCGGCAGCTGGCCGACCCAAGCATCAAGTGGGATATCCAGAACAGCCAGGCTCTGCAGCTCGACGACACGACGGACTATGGCCCGCGGACCTTGGCGCCGCTGCTGGGCACCTTGCGCGCCATCGCCCAGGGCGATGAGGAAAAGGAGCTAGTGGAACAGTTGGCCGCCTGGCGCGGCGACTACCCGATAGGCTCCAGCAGTGCGACCTTGTTCAACCAGTTCCTTTATGAACTGGCCTTCGCCGCCCTGCACGATGAGCTCGGCGACACCTGGTTCCCGGCCTTGATCAATACTCGCGTCATCGATGCTGCCCTGCCGCGGCTGGCTGCCGACCCGGATGCGCCCTGGTGGAACATGCAGGGCAGCAACGAGCACACCGACCGTACCGCCATCATCCGCCTGGCCTGGCAACGCAGCCTCGCGCACTTGCGCGACGTGATGGGCAAGGATCCGGCCAGTTGGCAATGGGGCAAGGCCCACACCCTTACCCACAACCATCCGCTGGGGGTAAAGAAGCCGCTGAACCTGCTATTGAATGTCGGCCCGTTTGCCGCGCCCGGCAGCCACGAAGTGCCGAACAACCTGTCAGCCAAGATCGGGCCGGCCCCCTGGGCAGTCAACTACGGCCCCTCGACCCGGCGCCTGATCGACTTCGGCGACCCCGGTGCCGCGCTGACCATCAACCCGGTGGGGCAAAGTGGCGTGCCTTTCGACCGGCATTATGGCGACCAGGCGCAGGATTACATCGAAGGGCGGTATCACAGGGTACGGATGGGGGAGATACCGGCCCAGAGCACGCTGCGGCTGGTGCCCGGCAGATGAATGTACGGGGCTGCTGCGCAGCCCAATCGCGGGACAAGCCCGCTCCAACAGGGGTCGCGTTGTGCATGCAATGTGACCTATTTGTGCGAGCGGGCTTGCCCCGCGATTGGGCCGCAACGCGGCCCCAGTATCACGTTCGTCGGATTAGCCGGAAATTTGCGCCCGGCGCGGGATCTTTCCGGCAAAAACCTTTTCCAAGAGCTCTGACCCGTACGGCCCTCTACTGGAACGACAACAATGAACAGCTCTTGCCCGCCGGTTTCCAACGAACAGCTTCAATGGCTCCTGGCCCTGCGCCGGGCGCTGGCCAATTCGCGCTGATTGGCCCTGCATGAACGAAAACGCCGACGCAAATGCGTCGGCGTTTTCGTTTCCAGGCGTTTGAATCAGAACGCCGGCAATACCGCGCCGCTGTATTTCTTGGCGATGAATGCCTTGACCTCTGGGCTGGTCAGGGCCTTGGCCAGCTTCTGGATGGCCTCGCTGTCCTTGTTGTCGGGGCGGGCGACCAGGAAGTTCACGTAGGGCGAGTCGCTGCCTTCGATCACCAGAGCATCCTTGGCCGGGTTCAGGCCGGCTTCCAGGGCATAGTTGGTGTTGATCATGTCCAGGTCGACCTGGTCCAGCACGCGCGGCAGCATGGCCGATTCCAGCTCGCGGAACTTCAGCTTCTTCGGGTTCTCGGCGATGTCCTTCGGGGTGGCCAGGGCGTTCTTGGGGTCTTTCAGGGTGATCAGGCCAGCCTTCTGCAGGAGCAGCAGCGCACGGCCGCTGTTGCTGCCTTCGTTGGGGATGGCGACGGTGGCGCCCTCCTGCAGGTCAACCAGGCTCTTGACCTTCTTCGAGTAGCCGCCGAAAGGCTCGACATGCACACCGATGACGGTTTCCAGGTGGGTACCCTTACCTTCGTTGAAGTTCTTCAGGTACGGCAAGGTCTGGAAGTAGTTGGCATCCAGGCGCTTCTGGTCGACCTGGACGTTGGGCTGTACGTAATCGGTGAAGACCTTGATCTGCAGGTCCACACCTTCCTTGGCCAGGGTCGGCTTGATCAGTTCGAGGATCTCGGCGTGGGGCACCGGGGTGGCAGCTACCACCAGTTTCTCAGCGGCGTTGGCGAAGCCGGTCAGCGACAGGGCTGCGGCCAGGGCTGCGGTCAGCAGGGTCTTTTTCATGGTGATCCTTGTTATCAAGCTGATGCCATCGAAGTGGCGAAGTCGGTGCCCCTTCGGCAGGGGCGTGAAACGGACGATACCGGGAATATTTATTCCTTAACAATATCTTTTGTTTAGCTGCTTATTCCAAAAACAAATGACCATTATGAGCTTGGAGCATGAGCGGACCGTCCGACCTAGCGTGCGGAGGCGTTCAGGCCCGTCAATGAGTCCTCCAGCAACCGGCGCACGGCATGCCGGGTCTGCGGATTGCGGCTGCGGGCCAGTTGCTCGAGTTGCCGGGCCAGGCCGGCCAAGGGTGTGATGCCCGGCAGGTCCAGATGCTCTGGCAGGATCTGCTCGCCCTCGCTCACCAGCAGGGCAAAATGGATGACGTTCTCGAGTTCCCGGGTATTGCCCGGCCACGCATGGGCTTCCAGGGCTTGCTGTGCGGCCTCGCTGATCAGCGGCACCGAGCGGTCCAGGCGCACGCTGTAGATGCCCACGAAATATTCGGCCAATGGCAGGATGTCACCGACCCGCTCGCGCAGGGCCGGCAGCTCCAGCTGGCCTTCGCGCAGGTAATGGTAGAGGCGTTCGTTGAAATGCCCGGCGCGCACGGCCTGGGCCAGGTCGATGCTGGAGGCGGCGACCAGGCGTACGTCCACCGGTAGCGGCCGCTGGGCACCGACACGGGTGACCTCGCGGTTTTCCAGCGCCGCCAGCAGCTTGGCCTGGATGGCCAGCGGCAGGTCGGCGATCTCGTCCAGGTACAAGGTGCCGCCGTTGGCCGAACCGAACCAGCCAGCCCGGCCGCCGGCCGTCCCGCCTTGGGCACCGGCGCTGTAGCCGAACAGCTCGGCATCGGCATAGGTCGGGCTGATCGCCGCGCAGCTCACCGAGACGAACAACCCGCCGCGGTCGCTGGCCCGGTGCACCTGACGGGCCAACAGTTCCTTGCCGGTGCCGGTCTCGCCGCGGATCAGCACCGGCACCGGTTGCGGCGCCAGGCGCTCCAAGGCATCGCGCAGCTGTTGCGAGCGCGGGTCGATGAACACCAGCGCCTTGGCGCGGATGCTCAACGGGCTCTTGTCCAGTTCGGGAAAGGTCAACAATGGTTGGCCGAAGGCATTATGCGAAGTCATGACGAACTCCCGCCCGACGCCGTCGCCGGCCGGGCGTCAAGGTATTCGAAGAAGCGCTGGCGAATCAGGCGCGGCGCAAGGCCCGCTGTTCGATCCGACCCTGCAGCCGGTAGAGGTAGGCGAAGCCTTGTTCCCAACGCTCATGACCGGACTTGACGTTGATGTGCCCCGCGTTGGCCAGCAGCCCCGCCTCGGCGCCCCATGCCCGTGCCAGGTGCAGCGCACGCGGCACGCTCACCGCCGGGTCGTTGTCGGAGCTGACCACCTGGCTGGGGAACGGCAGGGCCTGCAGCGGGATCGGCGCGAAGTTGCGCAGCACCGGCGCGCAGGTCGGCCGCTCCACGTCCGCCGGTGCTACCAGCAGCGCCCCGTGCACCCGGCGCAGCAAGGCCGGGCTGGCCTGTGCGGCCCAATGGGCGACGGTGATGCAGCCCAGGCTGTGAGCGATCAAGATCACCGGCGAGCGTTCGGCGGCGATCGCCTGCTCCAGTGCGTGCACCCAGTCATGCCGCTGCGGGGTGAGCCAGTCGTGCTGCTCGACCCGGGCACTGTTGGGCAGGCTGCGCTGCCAGTGACTTTGCCAATGGTTGTCTGGCGATCCTTGCCAGCCCGGCACAATCAGGTAACGAATAGACTCATTGCGCATGGGGACGCCTCCAGAAGTTTGCGTGCTTGGGCTCAAGTATAGGGAGGCGTTTATATCAGTAAAGGAATAAGAAGATATTTACTTATAACCATTAAACAAAAAACCGCCCCTACACGATCCCTGTAGGAGCGGCCTTGTGCCGCGATGGGCCGCACAGCGGCCCGAAAACAGCGGACGTCAGCGCTTGACCGGCGCCGGCTGCTGCTGAGTCAGGCAATGAATGTTACCGCCGCCCAGAAGCAATTCGCGCCCCGGGATCATCACCACTTCGTGGTCCGGGAACAGCTTGGCCAGAATCGTGCGTGCCTGGGCGTCCGCCGGGTCGTCGAAGCTCGGCGCGATGATGCCGCCATTGACGATCAGGAAGTTGACGTAGGAACCGGCCAAGCGCACCGACGGGTCACGCTCCTGGCTGCCAGCCACCTGGTCGACACCGGCGCACTCCTCCTCGGTGGCATACAGCGGGCCCGGGATCGGCATCTTGTGTACGACGAACTCGCGGCCCTTGGCGTCGCGGCTGTTCTTCAGCACGTCATAGGCAGCCTGGCAACGGGCGTAGTTCGGGTCGTTGACGTCATCGGTCCAGGCCAGCAGCACTTCGCCTGGGCTGACATAGCAGCAGAAGTTGTCGACGTGGCCATCGGTCTCGTCGTTGTACAGGCCATCCGGCAACCAGATGATGGTGTCCACCGCCAGATGCTCGCGCAGGACCTCTTCGATCTGTTCGCGGGAGAGGTGCGGGTTGCGGTTGCGGTTGAGCAGGCACTCTTCGGTGGTGATCAGGGTGCCTTCGCCATCGACATGGATCGAGCCGCCTTCGAGCACGAAGCCTTCGGTGTGGTAGCGCTGGCAGCGCTCCATTTCCAGGACCTTGGCGGCCA contains:
- a CDS encoding 2OG-Fe(II) oxygenase produces the protein MRHHLSLEYPMLSNIVDELANYGWSRQPLFVPAALTRVLAAECRQRSAEGELSPASVGRGIGQEVRETIRGDHIQWIEPGQSEACDRYLDVMEGLRQALNQGLYLGLEDFECHFALYPQGAFYRRHLDRFRDDDRRAVSVVLYLNENWQPEDGGQLRMFLADGVEHDVQPEAGTLVVFLSGDIPHEVLPAGRERLSLTGWFRRRGNDLF
- a CDS encoding DUF523 domain-containing protein; its protein translation is MATTCSESAKVLVSACLLGQPVRYDGRDSGHPDVLQRWQAEGRVVALCPEMAGGLPTPRPPAEIPGGQGGAVLDGQAQVVTVVGSDVSAAFLAGAQQALALVRQHGIRVAVLKSGSPSCGNRLTYDGTFSGVKVAGEGVTTALLRREGVQVFSELELEAAQRALADLEI
- a CDS encoding DUF4399 domain-containing protein, whose protein sequence is MNSLFSRAAVAGLLMGASVLASAADALKSQEPPQGAKVFIVAPADGATVDKTFTVKFGIEGMGLKPAGDQTPHTGHHHLLVDVDKAPLADQPLPTSLMPENNAPLPAGPQVLHFGKAQTEATITLTPGKHTLQLVLGDMYHVPFKPSVESQKITVTVK
- a CDS encoding substrate-binding periplasmic protein, whose translation is MRLSIGVLLALAISPLAQAELIDEVNDRGELRIAVPADTPPYAFKENEHLTGFDVELGQALAKELDVRAEFIEAPAEEAIPGVESGKFDIVLDQPKPEQASQLAVSEPYGSEARVIPFQKDNPAFETAVNNALQRIKEDGRLAALEQKWLKGARETAAGQ
- a CDS encoding FAD-binding oxidoreductase codes for the protein MTHTAVLDELMTLVDPSKVLTDPASLEAYGKDWTKHYPPAPSAIVFPRSIEQVQAIVAWANRHKVALVPSGGRTGLSAAAVAANGEVVVAFDYMNKILDFNAFDRTVVCQPGVVTRQLQQFAEEHGLYYPVDFASSGSSQIGGNIGTNAGGIKVIRYGMTRNWVAGIKVVTGKGELLELNKDLIKNATGYDLRQLFIGAEGTLGFVVEATMRLDRAPRNLTAMVLGTPDFDSIMPVLHAFQGRLDLTAFEFFSDKALAKVMGRGDVPPPFETDCPFYALLEFEASNEDVANEALATFEHCVEQGWVLDGVMSQSETQLKNLWKLREYISETISHWTPYKNDISVTVSKVPAFLRDIDAIVGQHYPDFEVVWYGHIGDGNLHLNILKPDHMAKDEFFARCATVNKWVFEIVERYNGSISAEHGVGMTKRDYLGYSRSTAEIACMKAIKAVFDPNGIMNPGKIFAPE
- the serA gene encoding phosphoglycerate dehydrogenase; this translates as MSKTSLDKSKIRFLLLEGVHQNAVDTLKAAGYTNIEYLTGSLPEAELKEKIADAHFIGIRSRTQLTEEIFDCAKKLVAVGCFCIGTNQVDLAAARERGIAVFNAPYSNTRSVAELVLAEAILLLRGIPEKNASCHRGGWIKSAANSFEIRGKKLGIVGYGSIGTQLSVLAESLGMQVYFYDPLTKLPLGNATQVTSLHELLGLADIVSLHVPELPSTQWMIGEKEIRAMKKGSILINAARGTVVELDHLAAAIKDKHLIGAAIDVFPVEPRSNDEQFESPLRGLDNVILTPHIGGSTAEAQANIGLEVAEKLVKYSDNGTSVSSVNFPEVALPAHPGKHRLLHIHENIPGVLSEINKVFAENGINISGQFLQTDEKVGYVVIDVDAEYSDLAQEKLQQVKGTIRSRVLF